In a single window of the Polynucleobacter sp. MWH-UH24A genome:
- a CDS encoding Ldh family oxidoreductase has translation MSHSFQELVQLAYQGLCAAGVKHDAAADTALFLALAEVDGLASHGLARVAQYSGHAKHQRINTQAVIKTHPYKSAAAVVDGQDGLAFPALKYATDLSVQLAHQHGVGLVAIKNTHHFGVAGHYTEAAARAGYISILLGNTPAAMPMAGGSKAVFGTNPLAAAFPVQGKDPLVVDMSLSAVARGKLLVASKKGESIPLGWALTADGQPTTDPNEGLKGLMVPLGGDKGSLLALIIELLAVGLSGSQYSYEADSFFSMKGNKPRLGQLIITIDPGLPGKGIYRNRMLDLINTFASDAGVRLPGQRRFTVRQNAMKSGIVVNEAVLQEIQNGIQSGWNN, from the coding sequence GTGAGTCATTCATTTCAGGAATTGGTGCAACTTGCTTATCAAGGATTGTGTGCCGCCGGAGTTAAACATGATGCTGCAGCCGATACCGCCTTATTTTTAGCCTTAGCAGAGGTTGATGGATTGGCCTCTCATGGCCTAGCCCGGGTTGCCCAGTATTCGGGGCATGCAAAACATCAACGCATTAATACCCAAGCTGTCATTAAGACGCATCCTTATAAATCGGCGGCGGCAGTAGTTGATGGACAAGATGGCCTTGCATTTCCAGCGCTGAAGTACGCAACGGATCTTTCAGTACAACTTGCGCATCAGCATGGTGTTGGATTAGTGGCGATTAAGAACACCCATCATTTTGGTGTTGCAGGGCACTACACTGAAGCTGCTGCTAGGGCAGGATACATCTCAATTCTGTTAGGTAATACTCCTGCTGCGATGCCAATGGCTGGTGGCAGTAAAGCAGTTTTCGGAACCAATCCGCTTGCTGCCGCATTTCCGGTTCAAGGGAAGGATCCCTTGGTGGTTGATATGTCACTCTCGGCTGTAGCGCGCGGCAAATTACTAGTGGCATCGAAAAAAGGGGAATCCATTCCTTTAGGTTGGGCCCTGACCGCGGACGGACAGCCCACGACCGATCCCAACGAGGGTCTTAAGGGTTTAATGGTGCCACTGGGCGGAGACAAGGGCTCGCTATTAGCGCTCATCATTGAACTACTCGCAGTCGGTTTATCAGGAAGTCAGTACTCGTATGAAGCCGATAGCTTCTTCTCAATGAAAGGTAATAAGCCACGATTAGGCCAACTCATCATTACGATTGACCCTGGTTTGCCTGGAAAAGGCATTTACCGAAACCGAATGCTCGATTTAATTAATACATTTGCAAGCGATGCCGGAGTGCGCTTACCTGGACAGCGCCGCTTTACAGTTCGCCAGAATGCAATGAAGTCAGGGATCGTAGTCAATGAAGCGGTATTGCAAGAAATTCAGAATGGTATTCAAAGCGGTTGGAATAATTAA
- a CDS encoding UxaA family hydrolase has protein sequence MIHFVVHEPGDVVGVVVVEGVNSGTNLTGWVMEGDTTLNIKSESDIPIGHKIALQDLKVGDTVIKYGVDIGKVVAPIKKGEHLHVQNVKTKRW, from the coding sequence ATGATTCACTTTGTCGTACATGAACCCGGAGATGTAGTGGGTGTTGTCGTGGTCGAGGGCGTTAATTCTGGAACCAATCTAACAGGTTGGGTCATGGAAGGCGATACCACTCTCAACATTAAGTCAGAGAGCGATATTCCGATCGGTCACAAAATTGCACTGCAAGACCTCAAGGTTGGCGATACCGTTATTAAATATGGCGTAGATATTGGTAAGGTGGTTGCCCCGATTAAGAAGGGCGAACATTTGCATGTGCAAAACGTTAAGACAAAGCGCTGGTAA
- a CDS encoding UxaA family hydrolase: MIDLKKATFMGYRRENGRMGIRNHVIIMPLDDLSNAACDAVANNIKGTVKITHPYGRLQFGADLELHFRTLIGAGCNPNVAAVVVIGIEPQWTAKVVEGIKKSGKPVEGFWIEGNGDTTTIANASRAAYKFMKHASQLQRVSAPLSELWVSTKCGESDTTSGCGSNPTVGNAFDKLYAIGSTLVFGETTELTGGEHLVEARCRTPEVKAKFKLMFDRYQGVVERNKTSDLSDSQPTKGNIAGGLTTIEEKALGNIQKIGKKCMVDGVLDKAEMPTGKGLWFMDSSSAAAEMVTLCAASGFAAHFFPTGQGNVIGNPILPVIKLCANPKTVRTMSEHIDVDVSGILRREENMDTAGEKLLDALLRTANGELTAAEILGHNEFVMTRLYESA, from the coding sequence ATGATTGATTTAAAAAAAGCGACCTTTATGGGATATCGTCGTGAAAACGGACGGATGGGAATCCGTAATCATGTGATCATTATGCCCCTAGATGATCTATCAAATGCTGCTTGCGATGCAGTGGCAAATAACATTAAAGGGACTGTGAAAATTACTCACCCCTATGGGCGTTTGCAATTTGGTGCCGATTTAGAGCTTCATTTCCGTACCTTGATTGGTGCAGGATGCAATCCCAATGTCGCAGCAGTGGTGGTGATCGGTATTGAGCCCCAGTGGACTGCCAAAGTAGTGGAAGGGATTAAAAAATCGGGTAAACCAGTCGAGGGATTCTGGATTGAGGGTAATGGCGATACCACAACGATTGCGAATGCAAGTCGTGCTGCCTACAAATTTATGAAACACGCATCGCAGTTGCAGCGCGTTTCTGCCCCCTTATCAGAGCTTTGGGTTTCCACAAAATGCGGTGAGTCTGATACAACATCAGGTTGCGGCTCAAACCCAACAGTAGGTAATGCCTTTGATAAGCTCTATGCGATTGGATCTACATTAGTCTTTGGCGAAACAACTGAGCTTACAGGCGGTGAGCATTTAGTCGAAGCGCGTTGCCGTACTCCTGAGGTTAAGGCAAAGTTTAAGCTGATGTTTGATCGTTACCAAGGCGTTGTCGAACGCAATAAAACCAGCGATCTTTCTGATTCTCAACCCACCAAGGGTAATATCGCAGGCGGCTTAACGACCATTGAAGAAAAAGCACTTGGCAATATTCAGAAAATTGGTAAAAAGTGCATGGTCGATGGCGTGTTAGATAAGGCTGAAATGCCGACTGGTAAAGGCTTGTGGTTTATGGATTCCTCATCGGCCGCTGCAGAAATGGTGACCCTATGTGCTGCCTCAGGATTTGCTGCCCATTTTTTCCCAACTGGGCAAGGCAATGTGATTGGTAACCCCATTCTTCCTGTCATTAAGCTCTGCGCAAATCCAAAAACAGTACGTACGATGTCTGAACACATTGATGTCGATGTTTCAGGAATCTTGCGCCGTGAAGAAAATATGGATACAGCAGGAGAAAAACTATTGGATGCGCTCTTACGCACAGCGAATGGTGAACTAACAGCTGCTGAAATTCTGGGTCACAACGAATTTGTAATGACCCGTCTTTATGAATCTGCCTAA
- a CDS encoding GntR family transcriptional regulator yields the protein MKAITAYQEVKQKITRDIVNGRYFIGQALPAEKDFAKEFKVSIGTLRKAVDELVSEGIVIRRQGKGTFIAEHDEQRLLYYFFHVIKHDADHKNYPKVELVSFQSATANSEEAKKLELKEGAPVWRIVNRLSLDGQCVIVDRLTLSKERFPTLTRSAFQNREGSIYQLYQAQYGQSVARTSERLRAGAANKQDAEWLHLKPGEPVIMIRRIALGIEDEPIEWRISTLNTERHEYFSELGA from the coding sequence ATGAAAGCTATTACGGCATATCAAGAAGTAAAACAAAAAATCACACGCGATATTGTGAATGGTCGCTATTTCATTGGCCAAGCCTTGCCAGCAGAAAAAGACTTTGCTAAAGAATTCAAGGTATCGATCGGCACGCTTCGTAAAGCGGTTGACGAGTTAGTCTCCGAAGGTATCGTAATTCGTCGTCAAGGCAAAGGTACGTTTATTGCTGAGCATGATGAGCAACGTCTTTTATATTATTTCTTTCATGTGATTAAGCATGATGCTGACCATAAAAATTATCCCAAGGTCGAGTTAGTATCGTTTCAAAGCGCAACCGCAAATAGTGAAGAGGCAAAAAAACTTGAACTAAAAGAGGGTGCACCGGTATGGCGAATTGTGAATCGTTTATCGCTTGATGGGCAGTGTGTGATCGTTGATCGACTCACGCTTAGTAAAGAGCGTTTTCCAACATTGACACGCAGTGCATTTCAGAATCGGGAGGGAAGTATCTATCAGCTGTATCAAGCCCAATACGGACAATCAGTGGCGCGAACCAGTGAGCGATTACGCGCCGGGGCAGCAAATAAGCAAGATGCTGAATGGCTCCATCTCAAACCAGGTGAGCCTGTAATTATGATTCGCCGCATTGCTCTCGGAATTGAAGACGAGCCGATCGAATGGCGTATCTCCACCTTAAATACTGAGCGCCATGAGTACTTCAGTGAACTAGGTGCCTAA
- a CDS encoding DmsC/YnfH family molybdoenzyme membrane anchor subunit has translation MHPAFSLVFFTSMAGMAQGMVVSLLVLHLAGDPLPNQFMNYLAFPIILLLLGGGLLASFFHLGHPERAWRAILMWRTSWLSREVLVMPSFIALTVLAYIYSWHFSAIPNWLWGLLSIFAILLWVCTAMIYQCIRFIQEWAHPMTMVNFIVLGFASGWFLLMVLFVIWSAWLSGEAIVTTQNIAGVAGFTAFLLLFSLTLKLWIWKRNRTLKPKSTLQSATGIQQTPVRQISMGMMGGSFNTREFFHQQSNFFIANVRKLAFFGAYIIPVTLLAVAVGQISLNLIVIAFMVHLLGLMAERWLFFAESNHPQNLYYQRIA, from the coding sequence ATGCATCCCGCTTTCTCACTCGTCTTCTTCACTAGTATGGCTGGCATGGCCCAAGGCATGGTGGTAAGCCTTCTAGTTTTACATCTAGCAGGCGATCCGTTACCCAATCAGTTCATGAATTACCTTGCCTTCCCAATCATCTTGCTGCTACTGGGGGGAGGATTGCTTGCCTCGTTTTTTCATCTAGGGCATCCTGAGCGTGCTTGGCGCGCCATTCTGATGTGGAGAACATCTTGGCTCTCCCGCGAGGTTTTGGTAATGCCTAGTTTTATTGCCCTCACCGTACTAGCCTATATTTATTCTTGGCACTTCAGTGCTATTCCAAATTGGCTATGGGGATTACTAAGTATCTTTGCGATCCTTTTGTGGGTTTGTACAGCCATGATCTACCAATGCATTCGGTTTATTCAGGAGTGGGCGCATCCAATGACCATGGTCAATTTTATTGTCCTTGGATTTGCCTCAGGCTGGTTTTTATTGATGGTTTTATTTGTTATTTGGTCGGCATGGCTTTCAGGTGAAGCCATCGTAACCACTCAAAATATTGCTGGTGTTGCAGGATTTACTGCATTCTTATTATTGTTCTCGCTCACTCTAAAACTCTGGATCTGGAAGCGTAATCGTACCCTCAAACCTAAATCGACTCTGCAATCAGCAACCGGGATCCAACAAACGCCAGTTCGACAAATCTCGATGGGAATGATGGGCGGTAGTTTTAATACCCGAGAATTTTTTCATCAACAGTCGAACTTTTTTATTGCTAACGTTCGCAAGCTTGCATTTTTTGGGGCTTATATTATTCCGGTCACTCTATTGGCGGTTGCCGTAGGCCAGATAAGTTTGAATTTAATTGTGATCGCATTTATGGTCCACCTACTTGGCTTAATGGCAGAGCGGTGGTTATTTTTTGCGGAATCAAATCACCCACAAAATCTTTACTACCAGCGAATCGCTTAG
- a CDS encoding 4Fe-4S dicluster domain-containing protein, giving the protein MSKQLALVIDLNVCVGCHACVTSCKEWNTQGSAGPMTDQDPYGAYPSGTFFNRVQTYEAGVFPKMETVHFPKSCLHCEEPPCVPVCPTGASYKRKEDGIVLVDYDKCIGCKYCAWACPYGARELDEDRQVMTKCTLCVDRIYSETLPEAERKPACVLACPTSARIFGDVHDSQSEASKAIAERGGYGLMPEWQTQPANHYLPRSITETIAAVKAEN; this is encoded by the coding sequence ATGAGTAAACAACTAGCACTCGTGATTGATTTAAATGTATGTGTGGGTTGCCATGCATGTGTTACCTCATGCAAGGAATGGAATACCCAGGGTTCCGCCGGCCCCATGACCGATCAAGATCCTTATGGTGCGTATCCGAGTGGCACCTTTTTTAATCGAGTTCAAACTTACGAAGCCGGCGTCTTCCCTAAAATGGAGACCGTGCATTTCCCTAAATCGTGTTTGCATTGCGAAGAACCGCCGTGTGTGCCAGTTTGTCCAACCGGAGCGAGCTACAAACGTAAAGAGGATGGCATTGTGCTGGTGGACTATGACAAGTGCATTGGCTGTAAGTATTGTGCCTGGGCCTGCCCTTACGGAGCGCGTGAACTTGATGAAGATCGGCAGGTGATGACCAAATGCACCTTATGCGTGGATCGCATTTACAGTGAGACCTTACCCGAAGCGGAACGCAAACCAGCCTGCGTTTTGGCCTGCCCAACAAGTGCACGAATCTTTGGTGATGTGCATGATTCACAATCTGAGGCAAGTAAGGCAATTGCCGAACGCGGTGGGTATGGCCTCATGCCTGAATGGCAGACCCAACCAGCGAATCACTACTTGCCACGCTCTATTACCGAAACGATTGCCGCAGTAAAAGCAGAAAACTAA